Proteins from one Cryptomeria japonica chromosome 4, Sugi_1.0, whole genome shotgun sequence genomic window:
- the LOC131037886 gene encoding U-box domain-containing protein 33 — MLQALSVRTLMGSRHQEIYVAVGRDVLESVSVLKWALHNNRAGSLILLHVQLPITTIPSPIGKIPVQRVCKNVLNAHKEDEKKKLNDCMEFYLQICSQAMVRAEPLIVEKEDVCRGIVQVVSELSITKLIMGKRSKKSNMQVTGKAGYVIRHAINSCDISIICRGKLIAAREGSVLDNGLSMAFQSNFQRHLAASTETRAHFPVQSRLETTPSSINLEFHEYPLEDIKAATGNFCNHSKLGGGGYGTVYKGKIGHATVAVKIVGEDSFQGRQEFQREIDILRDIRHPNLVKVIGACFEDGCILYEYMTNGSLADRLSCKDSTPSLPWYARIRIAADVCSGLQFLHSLEPDPIVHHDLKPENILLDENYVGKISDFGLSRRLHRDVHKESEPKGTFAYMDPEYLRSGEYSTKSDVYSLGIIFLQLLTGKPALGVLKEVEYTLKNGKLVEVLDPSAGEWPFAQAKQLADLALHCTEPVRKKRPDIQPTVMQRLDELRKFTIAATEAWRLSI, encoded by the exons ATGCTACAGGCATTAAGCGTGAGGACTCTAATGGGAAGCCGACACCAGGAAATTTATGTGGCCGTAGGAAGAGACGTGTTAGAAAGTGTCTCTGTTCTCAAATGGGCTCTTCACAACAATCGAGCGGGCTCTCTGATTTTACTTCATGTTCAGCTTCCGATTACCACCATTCCGTCGCCGA TTGGGAAAATTCCTGTTCAGCGAGTATGTAAGAATGTGTTGAATGCGCACAAGGAGGATGAAAAGAAAAAGTTAAATGATTGCATGGAATTTTACTTACAGATTTGCTCCCAAGCTATG GTGAGAGCAGAACCTTTGATAGTCGAGAAGGAGGATGTTTGCAGAGGAATTGTCCAGGTGGTTTCAGAGCTGAGTATCACGAAGCTTATAATGGGTAAAAGATCCAA GAAATCGAATATGCAAGTAACAGGCAAAGCGGGCTACGTGATAAGGCACGCGATCAACTCCTGCGACATATCGATTATCTGTAGAGGAAAACTTATAGCGGCGAGGGAAGGATCTGTCCTAGATAATG GTCTATCAATGGCATTCCAATCAAACTTCCAACGGCATTTGGCCGCTTCAACTGAAACTCGGGCGCATTTTCCAGTTCAATCTCGTTTAGAAACTACACCCTCCTCCATTAACCTTGAATTCCACGAATACCCATTGGAAGACATCAAAGCGGCAACAGGGAACTTCTGCAACCATTCCAAACTTGGAGGCGGCGGATATGGAACTGTTTACAAAGGCAAAATAGGACATGCAACGGTTGCAGTGAAAATTGTAGGTGAGGACAGTTTTCAGGGCCGGCAGGAGTTCCAACGTGAG ATCGATATTTTAAGAGACATTCGGCATCCCAATTTGGTGAAGGTGATAGGAGCGTGCTTTGAGGACGGATGTATACTTTATGAATATATGACCAACGGAAGCCTGGCAGATCGTCTGAGCTGCAAAGACTCCACTCCGTCGCTTCCCTGGTATGCCAGAATTCGCATTGCCGCGGATGTTTGCTCCGGTTTACAATTTTTACACAGTTTAGAGCCAGATCCAATAGTCCACCATGATCTTAAGCCCGAAAACATACTTCTCGACGAGAATTATGTAGGCAAAATCAGTGACTTCGGCCTTTCTCGTCGTCTACATCGAGATGTGCACAAAGAATCGGAGCCCAAAGGCACATTTGCATACATGGATCCAGAATACCTGAGAAGCGGTGAATACTCTACCAAATCCGATGTTTACAGCCTGGGAATTATTTTTCTTCAGCTTCTTACCGGGAAACCGGCATTAGGAGTACTAAAGGAGGTTGAATATACGCTAAAAAATGGAAAACTGGTTGAGGTTTTGGATCCTTCAGCCGGTGAGTGGCCTTTCGCACAGGCTAAACAACTGGCCGATCTTGCCTTACATTGCACGGAACCAGTAAGAAAGAAGAGACCGGATATTCAGCCAACTGTGATGCAAAGGCTAGATGAGCTTCGAAAGTTTACCATCGCTGCTACCGAGGCCTGGAGATTATCAATCTGA